Genomic segment of Rana temporaria chromosome 12, aRanTem1.1, whole genome shotgun sequence:
CTTCCTTCATTCCTTTACACTCTAAAAATGGGCGCAACATGAAACACGCGGTGTAATGCGGAATTAATCCTTAAAATGATTTGTCCTAAATGTGTAGAATACATACAACTTACTTCTGTCATCAACATCCAGATTGGGAGTGTAGTCCCAGATCATTGGCTCCACAAGCTGGGCAACTCCAGATTCTAAGGAAGACAGCAACAGATCTCTAAGTAATGTAGGATATTAGTACAcagatacatactgtatataaaccgtttccctgaaaataagccctaccctttAAATACGACCTAcccagaaaataagccctaccctgaaatcAAGCCCTGCCCTGAAatcaagccctaccctgaaaataagccctaccctttAAATACGACCTAcccagaaaataagccctaccctgaaatcaagccctaccctgaaaataagccctaccctttaaccactcaaaggggtggttcccctaaaaataaacttttgacattgcatttgctacattaattacaattagaattggctggttttatttaaaaaatacctccgtacgtagcgtttgctatattcgttcccaccgccacttccgggtacgatgctggcggtgggcgttcctaattgatggacaggcatccgaccaacgcatccatcgcgtcacgagatgccgaaagaagccgaacgtcggtgcgcatgcgccgtatagagccgcaccgacgttcggcttctttcggcatctcgtgacgcgatggatgcgtcggtcggatgcctgtccatcaattaggaacgcccaccgccagcatcgtacccggaagtggcggtgggaacgaatatagcaaacgctacgtacggaggtattttttaaataaaaccagccgattctaattgtaattaatgtagcaaatgcaatgtcaaaagtttatttttaggggaaccaccgctttaagacccggaacctttaggcagctaaaggacccggccagttttagcgattcggcactgcgtcgctttaactgacaattgcgcggtcgtgcgacgtggctcccaaacaaaattggcgtcctttttttcccacaaatagagctttcttttagtggtatttgatcacctctgcggtttttattttttgcgctataaacaaaaaagagcgtcaattttgaataatttttactttttgctataataaatattccccaaaaatatataaaaaaaaatttcctcagtttaggccgatacgtattcttctacctatttttggtaaaaaaaaaaaatcgcaataagcgtttattgattggtttgcgcaaaatttatagcgtttacaaaataggggatagtttttttgcatttttataattttttttttactaatggtggcgatcagcgtttttttttgtgactgcgacattatggcggacacttcggacaattttgacacatttttgggaccattgtcattttcacagcaaaaaatgcatttaaaatgcattgtttactgtgaaaatgacaattgcagtttgggagttaagggggcgctgaaggggttatgtatgacctcatctgtgtttctaactgtatgggggtgtggctgtaggtttgacgtcatcaattgtggttccctatataagggaacacatgatcaatgacagcgccacagtgaagaacggggaagctgtgtttacactcacctctcctcattcttcagctccggggaccaatcgcgggactccagcggcgatcgggtccgcaggtcccgcggtcacggagtttCGGAGCGAGTTGCAggagcgtgcccgcgacccacggctaggcacttaaagaggacgtacctgtatgtgcttgtgcccagccgtgccattctgccgacgtatatgtgcaggaggcggtccttaagtggttaaataagaccTGGCCTGAAATCAAGCCCTGCCCTGAAATCAAGCCCTGCCCTGAAATCAAGCCCTGCCCTGAAATCAAGCCCTGCCCTGAAAACAAGCCCTGCCCTGAAATCAAGCCCTGCCCTGAAAACAAGCCCTGCCCTGAAATCAAGCCCTGCCCTGAAATCAAGCCCTGCCCTGAAAACAAGCCCTGCCCTCAAAACAAGCCCTGCCCTGAAATCAAGCCCTGCCCTGAAATCAAGCCCTGCCCTGAAaacaagccctaccctgaaaattagACCTAccttgaaaataagccctaccctgaaaataagtacgtgccattgcttcggtgcgcatgtgccgatgacgtctgcacatgctgatacaggggatatctcctaaaccatacaggtttaggagctatccggggtagctacaggtaagacttaatataagcttacctgtagtgaaaagtggttataaagagtttacagacactttaaataaaacaagaTGTACGCTCTGACCTGTTAAGGTTTGGACGCTTGCTCCGCGCAGCATGTCATCCCAGGCGATCACCCGCACCCCGGGATAGGTGGAGGCCACGTGGCTGGCCACTTTCTTCATATGGGACAAAAATATGTCTTCTATAGAAAGGCCAGCCCCCGAAATCTTCATCTTAGACTCTTCTCCCTTGCCAAGGTAGTAGACCTAGGAggtgaaaaaaaaggaataaacaactacaaacaaaaagaaatgttATAAAATCTGCGGGATAATCAAATATCATCTAAATCCATTCATCATGTGTATTTCTCCCAGATCTGTGCAgtgatccagtgtgagacttcctgtaataaagaccgcccactgctgctctctctccttgtgcagggggactggtctggtctccgcccctcctgtagttttttgcAGCCTGTaatgggtggggcctgctgggcccctcccacagctctgctctctctctatccttgtgcagggtgactgcttATGTCTCATAAGagacagagtggccccgatcctcctcttctggggttccctccgcggtgctcctggcccctttccTGCATCGAGTGACCCGTCGAAGAAGAGCTCCCCTTCGGGGCACCCATGCGGTTGCgtgctcccgtgtcctgctgctgcatccacagACATAGACAGCAGGActgggcaccgcccccccccccacgtcattggatttgattgacagcagcaggagccaatggctgcactgctataaatctatccaatcaagagccgagacacCGGCCAGAGAGGGCGTGCGCATCTCCGGTGTGGGAACTAATgggctcaggtggggggggggggggggttggtgcactACAATAGGTTTTTCAGCTGGGGCTGATTGACCACCCATTTGATGGAGCCCAATGATagatcagccattctcaaccaggatttCATGGAACCTATTGTAGTTGTAAGCCAGGTCCATTGTAAGggtgaagatccgctttaagaggGGGTGGTTGGCGGGGGCAAAAACACGCCTCAACTCTGcatttttgctgccccccccccccacccgcaagAACACAACAATCACCTACCGCGTCCTCTCAAGTCTGTTCTCGTACCTCGTCAGAGCCGATGTGAAACCACCGAACTGCAGGATGGAGCTCCATGACTTGTCCTATCATGAGCTGCAGGAGGCGGAGGGATTCCTCCTTGTGGGGGTTCAGGCTGTTGGGGTACACGGGCACCTCCCGCAGGTGAGAGAACTCTTTGTGTTTCAAGACGAACTGCAAATAGACATCCAAaatgtcatcatcatcatcaacctACTGAGGATATACCTGGATAAGGAACCTTTCTCCGGTCTTACCTCCATGTGTCCGAACGTTTGTATTAATGGAATGACCTCAAGGTTGTGGAGCTGGGCCAGCCGTAGTATCTCTCGGATCTCCTGGGGGCTGATGGGAGACAAGCaaatcatgtcactatggaggaacgtttccaacaccttgttgtatctattCCACCAAGAATGGAGGCAAAAAGGGGTCCAGCCCGCTACTAGCaaagaggacctaataaagggggtccaacccgctactaacaagggggacctaatagagggggtccaacccactagtAGCAATGGGTACCTTATAAAGGGGGTCCGACTCGCTACTAGCaaagaggacctaataaagggggttcaacccgctactagcaaggggggcctaataaaaaggggtccaacccgctactagcaaggagggacctaataaagggggtccaacccactagtAGCAACGGGTACTTAATAAAGGTGGTCCGACTCGCTACTAGCaaagaggacctaataaagggggttcaACCCGCTAATAGCATGGGGGGCCTAATaaaaaggggtccaacccgctactagcacggagggacctaataaagggggtccaacccactagtAGCAAtgggtacctaataaagggggtccaactcgcTAATAGCaaagaggacctaataaaggggttcaacccgctactagcaagggggacctaataaagggggtccaacccgatactagcaaggagggacctaataaagggggtccaacccactagtAGCGAtgggtacctaataaagggggtccgactcgctactagcaaggtgtacctgttcctaataaagggggtccaacccactactagcaaggaggacctaataaagggggtccaacccgctactagcaaggtacacctaataaagggggtccaacccactactagcaaggaggacctaataaagagggtccaacttgctactagcaagggggacctaataaagggggtccaacccactactagaaagggggacctaataaagggggtccaactcgctactagcaagggggacctgatAAAGTGGCCGCAGGGTGTATATTAGTGTAGTTTTGGGTGGAGTACCCTATAAAATCCCTCTGTGGCTATGGATATATAACGGGGGTGGAGGTCTTTTCACCAGACATACCTGTAAGCGTGTGCGGCCCGCAGTGGGTGGAGCTCTCCATAATACGGAAAGGTGTCTTCATACTCAATCAGCAGACCGTTCGCTCCAAGACAAGAAAACAGAGGAAATACCTGGAGAGGAAATTATATccgcaggttaaaaaaaaacaaaaacgtagcACTGCTGCAGTAAGAGACGGTCCATTAGGCACGGATACCTCGGGTTACAGGTGATGTCTGGCAGGTTATTGCCATAGACCACCCTTGTACCATGTTTTATGCTACATCAATACTTAGGGTGATACATGAAACATGGTTGCAATGTTACGTCATACGGTTAGATCCTACAGACCAAGCAGAGGTCTGCGGCCTGTGTGTGGAACCCGACACGCTGCCTCGAGGAATATGTGATGCGGACTCACCATACTTGCCTAGGCAGGGAAGTGAGGGtagaaaaacatttatataataaCGAACCTGCCGTTGCCTGCTTGTTGCCAACACGGATTGGCTGACCTGGCTCCTCACTTGCCTGCCTTCACCCCTGCTTGGCCCTGACTGCTCTCTTGTCTGTCTTGACCCCTGATTGGCCCTGACTACTGTCTTGCCTGACTTGACCCCTGCTTGTACCTGACTGCTCACTTGCCTGCTTTGTCCACTGCCTGTACCTGACTACTCTTTTGCCTGCCTTGACTCCTGCTTATATCCGGTTACTCTCTTGCCTGCCTTGACCCCTGCTTGGACCTGACTAATTGCTTGCCTGCCATTAACCCTGCTTGTACATTACTGCTCTTGCCTGCCTCCACCCTTGTGTGTACCTGACTATTCTCTTTCCTGCCTTGACCCCTGCTTGTAGCTGACTGCTCTCTGGCTTGCCTGGACACCAGCTTGCACCTGACTACCCTCTTATCTATTGCCTGCTTTGACCCCTACTTGTACCTGACTACCCTCTTGTCTATTGCCTGCTTTGACCCCTACTTGTACCTGACTACCCTCTTGTCTATTGCCTGCTTTGACCCCTACTtgtacctgactactctcttgcctgcctcCACCCCTGCTTGGCCCTTACATGACTGTGggctatacccccccccctgatgAAAATCGGgtcatctatgggctgctttagagATATAGTTAACCtggtatgctttgttcatttttggtTTCTGACAAGTATAAAATATCACAATCGTCGAGCTGAATCTTGCAAACCTGGTTCTGCGCATGCCGCATCGACCGCGGTGTAGTGAAATAAGCAGTACATAAAACGGTGACAAGGTTTACCTCTGCAAGGTAGGACACCTTTGGGGGAGCCCCTTTCAGATCGAGGTGAACCAAGGTTCTTGTAAAGGACACTCTTCCCGGGCTGAGCCCCCCGTCCTCCGATTCCTGCCGCCTGCAGAACAGCAAAAGAgtcactaaacaaaataaatgtcacattttgatactattttttatttctagttttggatggaggagggatggaggagggaatGATTAAAGCCGAATTCCAGCAATTTTTTCATAGTTATAATGATTCAGCTTAGACCAAAGTAACTACATGCCACACCTGTGGGGTCCCTctagaatagggtgaccacatttccaaactgccattcagggcccccccccccctccttcaccaAAAATTGGCAATTTTAAAggattatatgcaagtaattggccataataaTAGGAGTATGGGGGGGAttataattatgcttaaagtgcaacaataaaaatgaacaattcctctaaatatagtggctggggggtccccttagtctgcctgtaaagtggcgcatgtgtaccatgtatataacatgctgcagcaacaaaaaaaaaaacaaaagaaaaaaggggcaaatcacatttaaattgactcacaGTTGCAATTGCTGACACCCGGCtattataaaaaatgaataaaaacgtagtgccccccccccccagtccataccagacctctTGGGCTCtacccccctaccccaaagcaccttgtccccatcttaccctggccggtggttgtggtggcatgcaggcggagtggttatcagaatctggaagcccccaaagggtctggaatggactaggggagggggaccccacgccgttttttttttttattggcagcttttttttttttattcagctgtcagcggggaagcccattgacagctgatcagTTAATAAGGACGCTGGCTTCCcagccccgctccttaacaaccagcttttactgcgCCCTGCTTGggcgcagtgcattgcagggcatttGGTGGGGCGAACACCCTGGGCTGGGAAACAGTTTCCATCATCGGCTCATCGTGtggttgtgtcagtttcatttccgggacactgtattgtcccggaatgaaggtgcccgggacaaacctgcaaaatgcgggactgtcccgggcaatccgggacacgtggtcaccctactctagaaCTGGGGTTTTTCAGCCtagggttgctaggggttccttgtgcTGGGGCTGATTGACCACCCATTTGATGGAGCCAAATGATAGAACGGCCATTCTCAACCAGAGTTCCTCCAGAGGCTGCTAGGGGTTCCCAGGGGGGGTAAATAATCCTATGGTATGTATTCTCTCTGATACCCCAGAGGTAAATAATCCTATGTTATGTATGCTCTCGGATGCCCCAGGGGTACATAATCCTATGTTATGTATGCTCTCGGATGCCCCAGGGGTACATAATCCTATGTTATGTATTCTCTCTGATGCCCCAGGGGTACATAATCCTATGTTATGTATTCTCTCTGATACCCCAGAGGTAAACAATCCTATGTTATGTATGCACTCTGATACCCCAGGGGTACATAATCCTATGTTATGTATTCTCTCTGATACCCCAGAGGTAAATAATCCTATGGTATGTATGCACTCTGATACCCCAGGGGTACATAATCCTATGTTATGTATTGCCCCTGCTCTCTGATACCCCAGAGGTAAACAATCCTATGTTATGTATTCTCTCTGATGCCCCAGAGGTACATAATCCTATGTTATGTATGGACTCTGATACCCCAGAGGTAAATAATCCTATGTTATGTATTGCCCCTGCTCTCTGATACCCCTATGTAACCCCAGGGGGTGGATTATTCTGTATTGTTATGTCTGCCCCCCTATAATTACCCGCCAAGGGGTAGATCTAACTATGTTGTTCTGTCTGCTCTCTGATACCCCAATGAATACCCCAGGGGGGCCCCATAGTGTCAGTCAGTCAGGACCCTCGGCCATCTCTCACCCCTTCATCATGACTGCAGCTCCTCCGGGCTCGATTGCTCAGGCTTGTCGGCGCGGGCCCGGCCAATCTACGATCTCCACGCGCATCCTCGGGCTCCAGTGAGCTGTCACTATGGCAACCAGGATCCGGCGCCAGGCTCGAGTACCGGGAGAGAACGGGGATCTAGCGGGGCCTAACCGGAGGACGGCGGGCGGAAGGCCGGGGTGAGGAGAGCGGGGTGTGTCACTCACACCTGGGGCGTAATGGGTGGAGGGTGACAGCTGCTGTGACAGTATGGCGGGAGAGTGAGACACATATGGGGCATGTTATCACCTTCCACCTCTTCCCCGTACCCCCATATCTACCCCTGTGACCCCCCCTATACCCCTGTATGTACCACTCTCATCTCCCCATCCCACTATTCCCCTTCTCACCCTATGTACCCCCCTTTTCATCCTCTGTACCCCCCAATATCCCCCTTCTCAACTTCTGTACCCCCCAATATCCCCCTTCTCACCATCTGTACCCCATTAATCCCCCTTCtcaccctctgtaccccccaataTCCCCCTTCtcaccctctgtaccccccaataTCCCCCTTCTCACCCTCTGTACCCCCAATATCCCCCTTCtcaccctctgtaccccccaataTCCCCCTTCtcaccctctgtaccccccaataTCTCCCTTAtcaccctctgtaccccccaataTCTCCCTTCTCACTCTCTGTACCCCCAATATCCTTCTTCTCATCCTATGTACCCCCAATATCCCCCTTCACACCCTCTGTACCCCAAATATCCCCCTTCtcaccctctgtaccccccaataTCCCCCTTCTCACCCTCTGTACCCCAAATATCCCCCTCCCCATCCTCTGTACCCCCCAATATCTCCCTTCTCACCCTCTGTACCCCCAATATCCTTCTTCTCATCCTCTGTACCCCAAATATCCCCCTTCTcatgccctgtacccccccaatatccccctcctcatcctctgtatcCCCCAATATCTCCCTTCTCACCCTCTGTACCCCCAATATCTCCCTTCTCACCCTCTGTACCCCCAATATCTCCCTTCTCACCCTCTGTACCCCCAATATCTCCCTTCTCACCCTCTGTACCCCCAATATCTCCCTTCTCACACTCTGTACCCCAATATCCCTATTCtcaccctctgtaccccccaataTCCCCCTTCTCACTCTCTGTACCTCCCAATATCCCCCTTCTCATCATCTgtaccccacagtgtccccctactCACCCTCTGTACCACAATTTCCCCCCTCTCACCATATGTACCCCTAAATATTCCCCTTCTCAacccctgtaccccccaataTCCCTCTTCTCAacccctgtaccccccaataTCCCTCTTCTCAGCCTCTGTATCCCCCAATATACCCCTCCCTTCTCACCATTTGTACCCCAAATATCCCCCTTCTCACCCTCTGTACCCTGATATACCCCCTTCTCATCCTCCATTTATACCCTTATCACTCCCTGTACCCCAATATACTCCATTCTCCAAACATCTACACTTGTTGCCCATGTACACTAACAAAGTCCCTTCTGATGCTTCATATATATCCTTACCACCCTCTGTACCCCAATATACTCCCTTCTTACAAAGAAACAAAGGAGGGTGCAAACGTCTAGTGCACTGAGGAAGGGGGCATGTCTCCTGAAATGCGTTAGCATCAAACTACAGTGATTTGTTCATCCACCATGTTGGAGTTGTGTTTTTATATGCTTGTTGTAACTACCTTACACTTGTGAGTAGTGATGGGCTGGGCATGCTCAGGATCGTAGTCCCAACCCATCTGAGAATTCCTGCCAGGAAGCGGACACTGCACTCCGCCAATCAGAGGCCTCAGTGCCTTGTACCATTGGATGTGAAACGCAGTGAGCGCTGAGGCTTGTTCTTACCCTCTGTACCCCAATATGCTCCCTTCTCACCCTCTgtacccccaaatatatatataacccccTGTACTTTAATATACTCCTTTCCCATcccctatatactcttatcacCCTCTGTATCCTAATTCACTCCCTTCTCACCCTCCACGTATACCCTTATTACTTCCGGTACCCCAATGTATTCCATTCTCATCCCCAGTACCCCAAAATATATCATTAACTTCCTGTACCCCAACATACTTCTTTCTCTTCCCCTATATAGCCATATTACACACTGTACCCCAATATATTTAATTTTCACCCTCTATACCCTTCTCACCACCTGTACCCCAACATTCTCCCTTCTCACCCTTTGTACCCCCACATatattttatcacttcctctaacCGTATATACTCTCTTCCCACCCTCTGCACTCCCCATATATAGCCTTACCCTGTACACCCCACATATACCCTCTCCTCACTGTACCCCAATATTTACTCCTCGCCCCTTCTTCACCTTTATCCCCCTCACTCTTCTGTACCCTCGTATTCCCCCCACATTCGCCCTTCTCACCCTGTCCCCCCACAATCACCCTTCTTGCCCTGTCCCCCCACATTTGCCCTTCTCACCCTGTCCCCCTACAGTTGCTCTTCTCACCCTGTCCCCCCACATTCGCCCTTCTCACCCTGTCCCCCCACATTCGCCCTTCTCACCCTGTCCCCCCACAATCGcccttcccaccctgtccccccacaTTCGCCCTTCTCACCCTGTCCCCCCACAATCGCCCTTCTCACCCTGTCCCCCCACATTCGCCCTTCTCACCCTGTCCCCCCACAATCGcccttcccaccctgtccccccacaTTCGCCCTTCTCACCCTGTCCCCCCACATTCGCCCTTCTCACCCTGTCCCCCCACAATCGCCCTTCTCACCCTGTCCCCCCACATTCACCCTGTCCCCCCACATTCGcccttcccaccctgtccccccacaTTCGCCCTTCTCACCCTGTCCCCCCACAATCGcccttcccaccctgtccccccacaTTCGCCCTTCTCACCCTGTCCCCCCACATTCGCCCTTCTCACCCTGTCCCCCCACATTCGCCCTTCTCACCCTGTCCCCCCACATTCGCCCTTCTCACCCTGTCCCCCCACATTCGCCCTTCTCACCCTGTCCCCCCACATTCACCCTTCTCACCCTGTCCCCCCACATTCACCCTTCTCACCCTGTCCCCCCACATTCGCCCTTCTCACCCTGTCCCCCCACATTCACCCTTCTCACCCTGTCCCCCCACATTCACCCTTTCTACCCTGTCCCCCCACATTCACCCTTCTCACCCTGTCCCCCCACATTCGCCCTTCTCACCCTGTCCCCCCACATTCGCCCTTCTCACCCTGTCCCCCCACATTCGCCCTTCTCACCCTGTCCCCCCACATTCGCCCTTCTCACCCTGTCCCCCCACATTCGCCCTTCTCACCCTGTCCCCCCCACATTCACCCTTCTCACCCTGTCCCCCCACATTCGCCCTTCTCACCCTGTCCCCCCACATTCGCCCTTCTCACCCTGTCCCCCCCACATTCGCCCTTCTCACCCTGTCCCCCCACATTCGCCCTTCTCACCCTGTCCCCCCACATTCGCCCTTCTCACCCTGTCCCCCCACATTCGCCCTTCTCACCCTGTCCCCCCACATTCGCCCTTCTCACCCTGTCCCCCCACATTCGCCCTTCTCACCCTGTCCCCCCACATTCGCCCTTCTCACCCTGTCCCCCCACAATCGCCCTTCTCACCCTGTCCCCCCCACATTCGCCCTTCTCACCCTGTCCCCCCCACATTCGCCCTTCTCACCCTGTCCCCCCACATTCGCCCTTCTCACCCTGTCCCCCCACATTCGCCCTTCTCaccctgcccccccacattcgccCTTCTCACCCTGTCCCCCCACATTCGCCCTTCTCACCCTGTCCCCCCACATTCGCCCTTCTCACCCTGTCCCCCCACATTCGCCCTTCTCACCCTGTCCCCCCACAATCGCCCTTCTCACCCTGTCCCCCCACATTCGCCCTTCTCACCCTGTCCCCCCACATTCGCCCTTCTCACCCTGTCCCCCCACATTCGCCCTTCTCACCCTGTCCCCCCACATTCGCCCTTCTCACCCTGTCCCCCCACATTCGCCCTTCTCACCCTGTCCCCCCACATTCGCCCTTCTCACCCTGTCCCCCCACATTCGCCCTTCTCACCCTGTCCCCCCCACATTCGCCCTTCTCACCCTGTCCCCCCACATTCGCCCTTCTCACCCTGTCCCCCCCACATTCACCCTTCTCACCCTGTCCCCCCACATTCACCCTTCTCACCCTGTCCCCCCCACATTCAC
This window contains:
- the HEXD gene encoding hexosaminidase D produces the protein MMKGRQESEDGGLSPGRVSFTRTLVHLDLKGAPPKVSYLAEVFPLFSCLGANGLLIEYEDTFPYYGELHPLRAAHAYSPQEIREILRLAQLHNLEVIPLIQTFGHMEFVLKHKEFSHLREVPVYPNSLNPHKEESLRLLQLMIGQVMELHPAVRWFHIGSDEVYYLGKGEESKMKISGAGLSIEDIFLSHMKKVASHVASTYPGVRVIAWDDMLRGASVQTLTESGVAQLVEPMIWDYTPNLDVDDRTALIEKYWQCGFHKIWLASAFKGATGPTQQLTLIGNHLENHKCWQRVAQRVPQGVLQGLALTGWQRYDHFSVLCEMLPVGIPSLAICLQTLKEGSFSNRTAATVQGILGMTTLDVENYMSEVSGGFPGSEVLELITQFIFYLKTPTKEFLDDDKFVTGWFSHFHRKRKRLHPIMVQQIEPQAVSLLSKWTSLLEDLQAAMLRIFPPATVEEWLEENALPHYQQLQELVEDLNTAMDVGGDTAQ